Proteins from a genomic interval of Microbacterium imperiale:
- a CDS encoding glucose PTS transporter subunit IIA yields MATSPAEKIVDAVGGPGNIESLTHCATRLRFQLRDSSNVDQSTVEAIPGVMGAVPQAGNRYQVVIGGAVQNVYNDINALPAMSGAGGGAVDEDDVDSVKARERAKGPRGKVAWLDSLFEFLSDSFRPILGALLGASLFITFMALMATLGVIPAWNAPGVTLEPSWQFVNLMWQCVFIFLPLMVAYNAAKKVGADPWVGFAIMAVVMLPGFTGLADQEGARQLTFLGSDITTIPVFGLPLTIFSYDSQVFPPLLMAGVLGLLWKGLRKVIPENIQLIFVPFLAMLIMIPLTAFLIGPIGVYAGAALANLLSSINTFSPFIFAIVIPLAYPFMVPLGLHWPINAIMLLNIQTLGYDFIQGPMGAWNFACFGATAGVLWIAWRARDKQMRQTATGALAAGLLGGISEPSLYGIHLRFKRIYPRMLVGCLVGGLIIGIGGGVKTQAFVFTSLLTIPAFDSVILYGIAVLSSFVVAMVLVIISDYRTPEQRAEFEAQRDKAEAKLQAAGAPAAAATSAAAAGSATETPAATSQGTATATLEKPGATDEVSTAIEIASPLDGTAVALSEVPDPVFGGGVMGPGVAIEPTGNTVVSPGAGTVAAAQPTGHAFGLELDNGVELLIHVGIDTVNLKGEGFEVHVKAGDRVEQGTPLVTFDRSVIEKAGYPLITPVIVLNGDAFATVDPVGLGATTAGSPLLVVEK; encoded by the coding sequence ATGGCGACCAGCCCCGCCGAGAAGATCGTCGACGCAGTCGGCGGCCCAGGAAACATCGAGAGTCTGACGCACTGCGCGACGCGTCTGCGATTCCAACTGCGCGATTCTTCGAACGTCGATCAGTCGACCGTCGAAGCGATCCCCGGCGTCATGGGCGCCGTCCCGCAGGCCGGGAACCGCTATCAGGTCGTCATCGGCGGCGCGGTGCAGAACGTCTACAACGACATCAACGCCCTGCCCGCGATGAGCGGAGCCGGTGGCGGCGCGGTCGACGAGGACGACGTCGACTCGGTCAAGGCGCGCGAGCGCGCGAAGGGCCCGCGCGGCAAGGTCGCCTGGCTCGACTCGCTCTTCGAGTTCCTCTCCGACTCGTTCCGCCCGATCCTCGGGGCGCTGCTGGGGGCGTCGCTGTTCATCACCTTCATGGCGCTGATGGCGACCCTCGGCGTCATCCCCGCCTGGAACGCCCCCGGCGTGACGCTCGAGCCCTCGTGGCAGTTCGTCAACCTGATGTGGCAGTGCGTCTTCATCTTCCTGCCGCTGATGGTCGCCTACAACGCCGCGAAGAAGGTCGGCGCCGACCCGTGGGTCGGCTTCGCCATCATGGCCGTCGTGATGCTGCCGGGCTTCACCGGCCTCGCCGACCAGGAGGGCGCTCGGCAGCTGACCTTCCTCGGCTCGGACATCACCACGATCCCGGTGTTCGGCCTTCCGCTGACGATCTTCAGCTACGACTCGCAGGTGTTCCCGCCGCTGCTCATGGCGGGCGTGCTCGGCCTGCTCTGGAAGGGTCTGCGCAAGGTCATCCCCGAGAACATCCAGCTGATCTTCGTCCCGTTCCTCGCGATGCTGATCATGATCCCGCTCACCGCGTTCCTGATCGGACCCATCGGCGTCTACGCCGGTGCAGCGCTGGCCAACCTGCTGAGCTCGATCAACACCTTCTCGCCGTTCATCTTCGCGATCGTGATCCCGCTGGCCTACCCGTTCATGGTGCCGCTCGGCCTGCACTGGCCGATCAATGCCATCATGCTGCTGAACATCCAGACCCTCGGCTACGACTTCATCCAGGGCCCCATGGGCGCGTGGAACTTCGCGTGCTTCGGCGCGACCGCCGGTGTGCTCTGGATCGCCTGGCGCGCCCGTGACAAGCAGATGCGCCAGACCGCGACGGGCGCCCTGGCGGCCGGTCTGCTCGGCGGTATCTCCGAGCCCTCGCTGTACGGCATCCACCTGCGGTTCAAGCGCATCTACCCGCGGATGCTGGTCGGCTGCCTCGTCGGCGGTCTCATCATCGGCATCGGCGGTGGCGTGAAGACGCAGGCGTTCGTGTTCACCTCGCTGCTGACGATCCCCGCCTTCGACTCGGTGATCCTCTACGGCATCGCCGTCCTGTCGTCGTTCGTCGTGGCGATGGTCCTCGTCATCATCAGCGACTACCGCACCCCCGAGCAGCGCGCCGAGTTCGAGGCCCAGCGCGACAAGGCCGAGGCGAAGCTCCAGGCTGCGGGCGCTCCGGCCGCCGCCGCGACGTCCGCTGCCGCCGCCGGCTCGGCGACGGAGACTCCGGCCGCGACCTCGCAGGGCACCGCGACCGCGACGCTCGAGAAGCCCGGGGCGACCGATGAGGTCTCGACGGCGATCGAGATCGCCTCGCCGCTCGACGGCACGGCGGTGGCGCTGTCGGAGGTCCCCGACCCCGTCTTCGGCGGCGGTGTGATGGGCCCCGGCGTCGCGATCGAGCCGACCGGCAACACCGTGGTCTCGCCCGGTGCCGGCACGGTCGCCGCGGCGCAGCCCACCGGCCACGCGTTCGGGCTCGAGCTCGACAACGGCGTGGAGCTGCTGATCCACGTCGGCATCGACACCGTCAACCTGAAGGGCGAGGGCTTCGAGGTCCACGTCAAGGCCGGAGACCGCGTCGAGCAGGGCACCCCGCTCGTCACCTTCGACCGCTCGGTCATCGAGAAGGCGGGCTACCCGCTGATCACCCCGGTGATCGTCCTCAACGGCGACGCGTTCGCCACGGTCGACCCGGTGGGCCTGGGCGCCACCACCGCGGGCTCGCCCCTGCTGGTCGTCGAGAAGTAA
- a CDS encoding bifunctional NAD(P)/FAD-dependent oxidoreductase/class I SAM-dependent methyltransferase, giving the protein MQTFDQDVVIVGGGPAGLSAAQMLGRARRRTLVLDSASPRNRFAEHMHAVVGFDGLSPADLRRRGRQEAEAYGVAFRAAHVDRVAEVDGGLEVFLADGTSITTRALIAATGVTDRLPPIPGLAERWGRTVLHCPYCHGWEVRDRRIGVLATSPLSLHQIELVRQWSPEIVAFTAALGDPGDEVRERLHARGIRIVTEPVVEVVGDGAEIDAVVTADGERIAIDAIFTGGTLEPHDGFLADLGLARAEGPVGSFIAADAVGATSHPRVWAAGNVVTPMGNVPLSMGAGSMAGAAVNGALVGADAAAAVERRRGHAADWEARYAETDRVWSGRVNETTASVITELEESRALRAGTALDLGCGEGGDALWLAACGWSVTGVDLSATAIARARDAARNTAVEATFIAGELDDADLGAFDLVTASFLHSWDPEFSRITLLRAAMRHVAPGGRLLVVSHLGTAPGGHEHPPFATPAQERAALELDPQVWEVEREEIRERSSAATADAEPAHRTDGILLLRRRD; this is encoded by the coding sequence ATGCAGACCTTCGATCAAGACGTCGTCATCGTCGGTGGCGGGCCCGCGGGCCTGAGCGCCGCCCAGATGCTCGGGCGCGCCCGCCGCCGCACCCTCGTGCTCGACTCCGCGAGCCCGCGCAACCGCTTCGCCGAGCACATGCACGCCGTCGTCGGCTTCGACGGCCTCTCACCCGCCGACCTGCGCCGCCGGGGACGCCAAGAGGCCGAGGCGTACGGCGTCGCGTTCCGCGCGGCGCACGTCGACCGCGTCGCCGAGGTGGACGGCGGCCTCGAGGTCTTCCTCGCGGACGGCACGAGCATCACCACGCGCGCCCTCATCGCGGCGACCGGCGTGACGGACCGCCTGCCACCGATCCCCGGCCTCGCCGAGCGGTGGGGCCGCACGGTGCTGCACTGCCCCTACTGCCACGGCTGGGAGGTCCGCGACCGTCGGATCGGCGTGCTGGCGACCTCGCCGCTGAGCCTGCACCAGATCGAACTGGTGCGGCAGTGGAGCCCCGAGATCGTCGCCTTCACGGCCGCGCTCGGCGATCCGGGTGACGAGGTGCGCGAGCGCCTGCACGCGCGCGGCATCCGGATCGTGACCGAGCCCGTCGTCGAGGTCGTGGGTGACGGCGCGGAGATCGACGCCGTCGTGACCGCTGATGGCGAGCGGATCGCGATCGACGCGATCTTCACCGGCGGCACCCTCGAGCCCCACGACGGCTTCCTCGCCGACCTCGGCCTCGCTCGCGCGGAGGGGCCGGTCGGGTCCTTCATCGCCGCCGACGCCGTCGGCGCGACGAGCCACCCGCGCGTGTGGGCCGCGGGCAACGTCGTCACCCCAATGGGCAACGTCCCGCTGTCGATGGGGGCCGGCTCGATGGCCGGGGCCGCCGTGAACGGCGCACTCGTGGGGGCTGACGCGGCCGCCGCGGTCGAGCGTCGGCGCGGGCATGCCGCCGACTGGGAGGCGCGGTACGCCGAGACCGATCGGGTGTGGTCGGGGCGCGTGAACGAGACCACCGCGTCCGTCATCACCGAGCTGGAGGAGAGCCGTGCCCTGCGCGCGGGCACCGCTCTCGATCTCGGCTGCGGCGAGGGCGGCGACGCGCTGTGGCTCGCGGCATGCGGGTGGTCGGTCACGGGCGTCGATCTCTCGGCGACGGCGATCGCCCGGGCGCGCGATGCCGCCCGGAACACGGCCGTCGAGGCGACCTTCATCGCCGGAGAGCTCGACGACGCCGATCTCGGCGCGTTCGACCTCGTCACGGCCAGCTTCCTGCACTCCTGGGACCCGGAGTTCTCGCGGATCACCCTGCTGCGGGCCGCGATGCGTCACGTCGCGCCCGGGGGTCGCCTGCTCGTCGTGTCGCACCTGGGCACCGCGCCCGGCGGCCACGAGCACCCGCCCTTCGCGACCCCGGCGCAGGAGCGGGCGGCGCTCGAGCTCGACCCGCAGGTGTGGGAGGTCGAGCGCGAGGAGATCCGCGAGCGCAGCTCCGCTGCGACAGCCGACGCCGAACCGGCGCACCGCACCGACGGCATCCTGCTGCTGCGCCGACGCGACTGA
- a CDS encoding helix-turn-helix domain-containing protein translates to MTGLEQIGPRLRAARQERGLTLDELATRAGMSASTLSRLESGKRQASLELLLPLTRQLGIRIDDLVPDERPDPRVRRPSVTRHGHIVAPLTRESSPVQTYKVTFPPLDAAPAPRVHEGFEWFYVLSGRVRLVLGEQELELGAGEAAEFDTRVPHSISALGSRPAELISIFNSAGERMHTRVAAD, encoded by the coding sequence ATGACAGGTCTCGAACAGATCGGCCCGCGCCTGCGCGCGGCACGGCAGGAGCGCGGTCTCACCCTCGACGAGCTCGCGACGCGCGCGGGCATGTCGGCGAGCACCCTGTCACGGCTCGAATCGGGCAAGCGGCAAGCGAGCCTCGAGCTGCTGCTGCCGCTCACCCGGCAGCTCGGCATCCGCATCGACGACCTCGTCCCCGACGAGCGCCCCGACCCGCGGGTGCGGCGGCCATCGGTCACGCGGCACGGCCACATCGTGGCGCCGCTCACGCGCGAGAGCTCGCCCGTGCAGACCTACAAGGTGACCTTTCCGCCGCTCGACGCGGCCCCGGCCCCGCGGGTGCACGAGGGATTCGAGTGGTTCTACGTGCTGAGCGGCCGGGTGCGGCTGGTGCTCGGCGAGCAGGAGCTCGAGCTCGGGGCGGGCGAGGCGGCGGAGTTCGACACCCGCGTCCCGCACTCCATCAGCGCCCTGGGCTCGCGCCCGGCCGAGCTCATCAGCATCTTCAACTCCGCCGGCGAGCGGATGCACACCCGCGTCGCCGCCGACTGA
- the pgi gene encoding glucose-6-phosphate isomerase produces MTAAPIDATSTAAWADLESLKNGFTPDLRGWFDADPGRVDRLSLPLADLHVDLSKNLVTDEIVAALVRLAEQTGVAERYAAMLAGEHINTTEDRAVLHTALRRPAGATPALVVDGQQVDADVQQVLEKMSAFADRVRSGEWTGVTGKKVTHVVNIGIGGSDLGPVMISEALRPYATAGIQARFVSNIDPFDIANKTADLDPETTLFIVASKTFTTLETLTNARLARDWLWAGLQQAGAIDDSEAKKTDAVAHHFVAVSTALDKVEAFGIDPANAFGFWDWVGGRYSVDSAIGLSLAIELGPDAFRELLAGFHAVDEHVASTPLEKNVPVLMGLLNVWYTNFLGAQTHAVLPYAQQLHRFAAYLQQLTMESNGKSVRWDGTPVTSDTGEVFWGEPGTNGQHAFYQLIHQGTRLIPADFIAFVNPAYPLTDGGRDVHGLFLANFLAQTKALAFGKTAAEVEAEGTTGALVAARTFPGNRPTTSIFAPALTPTVLGELIALYEHITFTQGTIWGINSFDQWGVELGKQLALQIAPAIEGDDDALAAQDASTRSLLAYYQAHRQAWRV; encoded by the coding sequence GTGACCGCTGCTCCCATCGATGCCACCTCCACCGCCGCCTGGGCCGACCTCGAGTCGCTGAAGAACGGATTCACCCCCGACCTGCGCGGCTGGTTCGACGCCGACCCGGGCCGGGTCGACCGCCTCAGCCTGCCGCTGGCCGACCTGCACGTCGACCTGTCGAAGAACCTCGTCACGGACGAGATCGTCGCCGCCCTCGTGCGCCTGGCCGAGCAGACGGGCGTCGCCGAGCGCTACGCCGCGATGCTCGCGGGCGAGCACATCAACACCACCGAGGACCGCGCCGTGCTGCACACCGCGCTGCGCCGCCCGGCCGGTGCCACGCCCGCGCTCGTGGTGGACGGCCAGCAGGTCGACGCCGACGTCCAGCAGGTGCTCGAGAAGATGTCGGCCTTCGCCGACCGCGTGCGCTCCGGCGAGTGGACCGGCGTCACCGGCAAGAAGGTCACGCACGTCGTGAACATCGGCATCGGCGGCTCCGACCTCGGACCGGTCATGATCTCCGAGGCGCTGCGCCCCTACGCCACCGCCGGCATCCAGGCGCGGTTCGTCTCGAACATCGACCCGTTCGACATCGCGAACAAGACCGCCGACCTCGACCCCGAGACGACGCTGTTCATCGTCGCGTCGAAGACCTTCACGACCCTCGAGACCCTGACCAACGCGCGCCTCGCCCGCGACTGGCTGTGGGCGGGCCTGCAGCAGGCCGGTGCGATCGACGACAGCGAGGCGAAGAAGACGGATGCCGTCGCGCACCACTTCGTCGCCGTCTCGACGGCCCTCGACAAGGTCGAGGCGTTCGGCATCGACCCCGCCAACGCGTTCGGCTTCTGGGACTGGGTGGGCGGCCGCTATTCCGTCGACTCGGCGATCGGCCTGTCGCTGGCCATCGAGCTCGGACCCGACGCGTTCCGCGAGCTGCTGGCGGGTTTCCACGCGGTCGACGAGCACGTGGCATCCACCCCGCTCGAGAAGAACGTGCCCGTCCTCATGGGTCTGCTCAACGTCTGGTACACGAACTTCCTCGGCGCCCAGACGCACGCCGTCCTGCCCTATGCGCAGCAGCTGCACCGCTTCGCGGCCTACCTGCAGCAGCTGACCATGGAGTCGAACGGCAAGTCGGTCCGCTGGGACGGCACCCCCGTGACCTCCGACACCGGCGAGGTCTTCTGGGGCGAGCCCGGCACCAACGGCCAGCACGCCTTCTACCAGCTCATCCACCAGGGCACGCGGCTGATCCCCGCCGACTTCATCGCCTTCGTCAACCCGGCCTATCCGCTCACCGACGGCGGCCGCGATGTGCACGGCCTGTTCCTGGCGAACTTCCTCGCGCAGACCAAGGCGCTCGCCTTCGGCAAGACCGCCGCCGAGGTCGAGGCCGAGGGCACCACCGGGGCGCTCGTCGCCGCGCGGACCTTCCCCGGCAACCGGCCCACGACGTCGATCTTCGCGCCCGCGCTCACGCCGACGGTGCTCGGCGAGCTGATCGCGCTGTACGAGCACATCACGTTCACGCAGGGCACGATCTGGGGCATCAACTCCTTCGACCAGTGGGGCGTCGAGCTGGGCAAGCAGCTGGCCCTGCAGATCGCCCCGGCGATCGAGGGCGACGACGACGCGCTCGCGGCGCAGGACGCCTCGACCCGGTCCCTCCTGGCCTACTACCAGGCGCACCGCCAGGCCTGGCGCGTCTGA
- the aztA gene encoding zinc ABC transporter ATP-binding protein AztA, with translation MPSPTATSSPHDRVLELRDIRVSFEGHEALRGVDLDAVRGEILAVVGANGSGKSTLLAVSAGLLPPTSGTVRRPAGTRVGLVPQSTNDGARLPLTVTDLVSMGRWRDRGPFLPLRRSDRARVAEAIETVGLSALARRPLGVLSGGQRQRAYLAQALAQDADLLLLDEPMSGLDAASREAAASALSTVARAGVAVIVVTHDLAELGAVDAVCRLADGRIAAEPAQESTEAPLETSPAASRGRGHGSAASVRA, from the coding sequence ATGCCCTCCCCCACCGCCACCTCCTCGCCGCATGACCGCGTGCTCGAACTCCGCGACATCCGCGTCTCGTTCGAGGGCCATGAGGCGTTGCGCGGCGTGGACCTGGATGCCGTTCGCGGCGAGATCCTCGCCGTCGTCGGGGCCAACGGCTCGGGGAAGTCGACGCTGCTCGCGGTCTCGGCGGGGCTCCTTCCTCCGACCTCCGGCACCGTGCGGCGACCCGCGGGCACACGCGTGGGCCTCGTGCCCCAGTCGACGAACGACGGCGCGCGGCTGCCGCTCACGGTCACCGATCTCGTCTCGATGGGACGGTGGCGAGACCGCGGCCCCTTCCTGCCGCTGCGCCGCAGTGACCGCGCCCGCGTCGCCGAAGCCATCGAGACCGTCGGACTCAGCGCCCTCGCCCGCCGCCCGCTCGGAGTCCTGTCGGGCGGGCAGCGTCAGCGGGCCTACCTGGCACAGGCACTCGCGCAGGACGCCGACCTGCTGCTGCTCGACGAGCCGATGAGCGGTCTCGACGCCGCGTCGCGCGAAGCGGCGGCATCCGCTCTGTCGACCGTGGCGCGCGCGGGCGTCGCCGTGATCGTCGTGACCCACGACCTCGCCGAGCTGGGCGCGGTCGACGCCGTCTGCCGCCTCGCCGACGGCCGGATCGCCGCCGAACCGGCGCAGGAGTCGACCGAGGCGCCGCTCGAGACTTCTCCCGCCGCGTCGCGTGGACGGGGGCACGGCTCCGCGGCTAGCGTGAGAGCGTGA
- the aztB gene encoding zinc ABC transporter permease AztB — MSLLLDPFSVAFVQRALLGGALVAIVCGIVGTWVVLRGMAFLGEAMAHGMLPGVAVATLTGFPPMVGAALSAAVMSVGVGALQRRGRLSADTSIGLLFVASLSLGVIVISASRSFATDASAILFGEILAIGTGDLAALAVALLVTVVVATLGHRSFVALTVDPRQAQLLGLRPRAAHFVLVGLVTLAVVSAYQAVGSLLVVGMLLGPAVAAGRWTRRIVPTMALAAVIGTLSVAVGLLLSWHLATAAGATVAFTAICSGALSTGLHALVFAVRRRVAPVSVIPNTPERTA, encoded by the coding sequence GTGTCCCTCCTGCTCGATCCGTTCTCCGTCGCGTTCGTCCAGCGTGCCCTGCTCGGCGGCGCCCTCGTGGCGATCGTCTGCGGCATCGTCGGCACCTGGGTCGTCCTGCGCGGGATGGCGTTCCTCGGCGAGGCGATGGCCCACGGCATGCTGCCCGGCGTCGCCGTGGCGACGCTCACGGGCTTCCCGCCGATGGTCGGGGCAGCGCTGAGCGCGGCCGTCATGTCCGTCGGTGTCGGCGCCCTGCAACGGCGCGGCCGGCTCTCGGCCGACACCAGCATCGGGCTGCTCTTCGTGGCCAGCCTGTCGCTCGGCGTCATCGTCATCTCGGCATCGAGGAGCTTCGCCACCGATGCCTCCGCCATCCTCTTCGGCGAGATCCTCGCCATCGGGACGGGTGATCTCGCGGCCCTCGCTGTGGCGCTGCTCGTCACCGTCGTCGTCGCCACGCTCGGTCACCGCTCGTTCGTCGCGCTCACCGTCGACCCGCGTCAGGCGCAGCTGCTCGGCCTCCGCCCGCGAGCGGCCCATTTCGTGCTGGTCGGGCTCGTGACGCTCGCCGTCGTCTCCGCCTACCAGGCCGTCGGATCGCTCCTGGTCGTCGGGATGCTGCTCGGGCCCGCCGTGGCCGCCGGACGCTGGACCCGCCGGATCGTGCCCACGATGGCGCTCGCCGCCGTCATCGGCACGCTTTCGGTCGCCGTCGGCCTGCTGCTGTCGTGGCATCTGGCGACCGCGGCCGGCGCCACCGTCGCCTTCACCGCAATCTGCTCGGGCGCCCTCTCGACCGGCCTGCACGCCCTGGTCTTCGCCGTGCGCCGTCGCGTCGCCCCCGTCTCCGTCATCCCGAACACCCCGGAAAGGACCGCATGA
- a CDS encoding metal ABC transporter substrate-binding protein, with translation MRRAASVVAVLVAGVLSLAACSGPGDDRPTVVVTTNILGDIVETLAGDELEVVTFMPRDADPHSFELSARDAATMRAADLVVSNGLGLEEGVQHHVDASDADGVAQFVAGDHVEELGYLDSDAVDPHFWTDPTQTARVVEALAPVLAELAGGDAASVTDAAAAYLDGLEAVDADFAAGLGAIPAEHRALVTNHHVFGYLARRYDVRILGAAVPGGTTLAAPSASDLQELVDAIDAAGVQTIFADSSQPDRLMRVLADEAGRDVAVVPLLTESLAPIGQPGDTYLDMMRENLQRISDGLTR, from the coding sequence ATGAGGCGCGCCGCATCCGTCGTCGCCGTCCTCGTCGCCGGTGTGCTGTCGCTCGCCGCGTGCAGCGGACCCGGCGACGATCGCCCCACCGTCGTCGTGACGACGAACATCCTCGGTGACATCGTCGAGACGCTCGCCGGGGACGAGCTCGAGGTCGTCACCTTCATGCCCCGCGACGCCGATCCGCACTCGTTCGAGCTGTCGGCGCGGGATGCCGCGACGATGCGCGCCGCCGATCTCGTGGTCTCGAACGGTCTCGGCCTCGAGGAGGGGGTGCAGCACCACGTCGACGCGTCGGACGCTGACGGCGTCGCCCAGTTCGTCGCCGGCGACCACGTCGAGGAACTCGGCTACCTCGATTCGGATGCCGTCGACCCGCACTTCTGGACCGACCCCACGCAGACGGCGCGCGTCGTCGAGGCGCTCGCGCCCGTGCTCGCCGAGCTGGCCGGTGGCGACGCGGCCTCGGTGACGGATGCCGCTGCCGCGTACCTCGACGGGCTCGAGGCCGTCGATGCGGACTTCGCCGCGGGACTCGGGGCGATCCCCGCCGAGCACCGGGCTCTCGTGACGAACCATCACGTGTTCGGTTACCTGGCCCGCCGGTACGACGTCCGCATCCTCGGTGCCGCGGTCCCCGGCGGCACGACGCTCGCCGCGCCCAGCGCTTCGGACCTGCAAGAGCTCGTCGATGCGATCGACGCCGCGGGGGTTCAGACGATCTTCGCCGACTCGTCTCAGCCCGACCGGCTCATGCGCGTGCTCGCCGACGAGGCGGGTCGCGATGTGGCGGTCGTCCCGCTGCTGACGGAGTCGCTGGCGCCGATCGGACAACCCGGCGACACCTACCTCGACATGATGCGCGAGAACCTGCAGCGCATCTCCGACGGCCTCACCCGATGA
- the aztD gene encoding zinc metallochaperone AztD, translating into MKRTLQIGALVGAAALVLAGCSSSPAPASSPSAEATAAAEGPRVALGYEGGVLVLGGEELEVLGDFESEDFIRLNSAGDGRHVMVTTSEGFQLLDVQKPELTDLLVPAATAGHVVVHGGKTVLYDDATSDTTIFDTADLAALDGSLPDAEVLPGVEAHHGVSVELEDGTLLTTVGGESGRTGIRVLDAERNEIGVNAECPGVHGEGTAEGERVVFGCENGVLIYADGEITKVSSPDTYGRIGNAYVAENSPLVVMDYKDDPDAEGYLLRNIALVDTEAETLTKVALPDGVEYTFRGVARGPAGEAVLIGTDGSLHWIDPASGEITKSLPVIDAWEGPAEWQAPHPAVKVAGDIAYVTDPANSQLVAVDLTSGEVVQTVELPQVPNEIAAVS; encoded by the coding sequence ATGAAGAGAACCCTGCAGATCGGTGCCCTCGTCGGCGCCGCGGCCCTGGTGCTGGCGGGATGCTCGTCGTCGCCGGCGCCGGCATCGAGCCCGTCCGCCGAGGCCACCGCGGCCGCCGAGGGCCCCCGCGTGGCACTCGGCTACGAAGGCGGCGTGCTCGTGCTCGGCGGCGAAGAGCTCGAGGTGCTCGGCGACTTCGAGTCCGAGGACTTCATCCGCCTCAACTCCGCCGGTGACGGTCGTCACGTGATGGTCACGACCTCCGAGGGCTTCCAGCTGCTCGACGTCCAGAAGCCCGAGCTCACCGACCTGCTCGTTCCCGCCGCGACCGCCGGCCACGTGGTCGTCCACGGCGGCAAGACGGTGCTGTACGACGACGCGACGAGCGACACGACGATCTTCGACACGGCCGACCTCGCCGCGCTCGACGGCTCGCTGCCCGACGCGGAGGTGCTGCCGGGCGTGGAGGCGCACCACGGCGTCTCGGTCGAGCTCGAGGACGGCACCCTGCTGACCACGGTCGGCGGCGAGAGCGGCCGTACCGGCATCCGCGTCCTCGACGCCGAGCGCAACGAGATCGGCGTCAACGCCGAGTGCCCCGGTGTGCACGGTGAGGGCACCGCCGAGGGCGAGCGCGTCGTCTTCGGCTGCGAGAACGGTGTCCTCATCTACGCGGACGGCGAGATCACCAAGGTCAGCTCGCCCGACACGTACGGACGCATCGGCAACGCCTACGTCGCCGAGAACAGCCCGCTCGTCGTGATGGACTACAAGGACGACCCCGACGCCGAGGGCTACCTGCTGCGCAACATCGCCCTGGTCGACACCGAGGCCGAGACGCTGACGAAGGTCGCGCTGCCCGACGGCGTCGAGTACACCTTCCGCGGCGTCGCTCGCGGCCCCGCCGGCGAAGCGGTGCTCATCGGCACCGACGGCTCGCTGCACTGGATCGACCCGGCCTCGGGCGAGATCACGAAGTCGCTTCCCGTCATCGACGCGTGGGAGGGTCCGGCCGAGTGGCAGGCTCCGCACCCCGCGGTGAAGGTCGCGGGCGACATCGCCTACGTCACCGACCCGGCCAACAGCCAGCTCGTGGCCGTCGACCTCACCTCGGGCGAGGTCGTCCAGACCGTCGAGCTGCCGCAGGTCCCGAACGAGATCGCCGCGGTCTCCTGA